The Prevotella sp. oral taxon 299 str. F0039 genome has a segment encoding these proteins:
- a CDS encoding RagB/SusD family nutrient uptake outer membrane protein yields MKILNIKNIMACTFACVILNGCSLEYEPYGVQGSVNFWKTEADVNKALDAFHAFTYEEGITGRGFMWFENCSDNLVTGRPQAEAAQIKNFQMSASNGRDAKDNWPAMYQLIAKANDVLRNVPSMDISAEVKKVALGQAHFYRAFAYLWLAPYYGDNGPNGGIPIVTENTPTDELDQPRPASVLANYDMIIEDMDKAAASLPLFSQLSEDDYGRPHRAAAWAFAARAALYAAQWDATYYQKVIAYCDKVINLTGADKRDLYPDYTKLFRPENNFCEEYLFSLLGNATEGPKFHGMSFQNGGWGYFNTWGYFQPTLELYKAFEAGDTRRDATILYPGQHITYIGHDIHFGVSPAAISSTSGMTFRKFMAPFEDADCIGKTLNPSGNNASNTLGTCLIRFADVLLMKAEALIWTQGEGNGEAKALLNKIRHRAGLPQNSSATKAELKNQRRCELAFEFQPSRHLDLVRWGDAQTVYAKPLHGIVTTTDGTTITSVTEKEIWPQRTFDPVKNQVFAIPASEINKSVLHNLKQNMGY; encoded by the coding sequence ATGAAAATTCTTAATATAAAAAATATAATGGCATGCACTTTTGCATGTGTTATACTCAATGGCTGTAGCTTAGAGTACGAGCCTTATGGTGTTCAAGGCTCTGTAAACTTCTGGAAAACAGAAGCTGATGTAAACAAAGCGCTTGATGCTTTCCATGCTTTTACTTATGAAGAAGGCATTACAGGTCGTGGATTTATGTGGTTTGAGAATTGTAGTGATAATCTTGTCACAGGTCGTCCCCAAGCAGAAGCAGCGCAAATCAAGAACTTTCAGATGTCGGCATCAAATGGTAGAGATGCCAAAGACAATTGGCCCGCAATGTATCAGCTTATCGCTAAAGCTAATGATGTTTTGAGAAATGTTCCCAGTATGGATATCTCTGCGGAGGTAAAGAAGGTTGCTTTGGGGCAAGCTCATTTCTATAGAGCTTTTGCATACTTGTGGTTGGCACCTTATTATGGTGATAATGGTCCTAATGGTGGAATCCCTATTGTTACCGAGAACACACCTACAGATGAATTAGATCAGCCACGTCCTGCTTCAGTTCTAGCGAATTATGATATGATTATTGAAGATATGGATAAGGCTGCAGCCTCTCTTCCTCTCTTTTCTCAGTTGAGTGAAGATGATTATGGCAGACCTCATCGTGCTGCTGCATGGGCTTTTGCTGCACGTGCAGCATTGTATGCAGCTCAGTGGGACGCTACATATTATCAAAAAGTAATTGCTTATTGCGATAAAGTTATCAATCTTACAGGAGCTGATAAAAGAGATCTTTATCCCGATTATACTAAGCTTTTCCGTCCTGAAAACAACTTCTGTGAAGAATATCTTTTCTCTCTTTTGGGCAATGCAACCGAAGGTCCAAAGTTTCATGGTATGTCTTTCCAGAATGGCGGATGGGGTTATTTCAACACATGGGGTTATTTCCAGCCTACACTAGAGTTGTATAAGGCTTTTGAAGCTGGTGATACACGAAGAGATGCAACCATTCTTTATCCTGGACAACATATAACTTATATTGGTCATGATATTCATTTTGGAGTTTCACCTGCAGCTATTTCAAGTACATCGGGAATGACCTTTAGAAAGTTCATGGCTCCTTTTGAAGATGCAGATTGTATTGGAAAAACCCTAAATCCTAGCGGAAACAATGCAAGTAACACTCTTGGAACTTGCCTTATTCGCTTTGCAGATGTATTATTGATGAAAGCTGAGGCTTTAATTTGGACTCAGGGTGAAGGTAATGGTGAAGCAAAAGCGCTATTAAATAAAATTCGTCATCGTGCAGGACTCCCACAAAACTCTTCTGCAACCAAAGCAGAATTGAAGAACCAACGTCGTTGTGAGTTGGCATTCGAGTTCCAACCAAGTCGCCATCTCGATCTTGTTAGATGGGGAGATGCACAAACTGTTTATGCTAAACCATTGCATGGAATTGTTACAACCACAGATGGAACAACCATAACAAGTGTTACTGAAAAAGAAATTTGGCCACAACGTACTTTCGATCCTGTAAAGAATCAAGTATTTGCAATACCCGCATCTGAGATTAATAAGAGTGTTTTGCACAACTTGAAACAAAATATGGGTTATTAA
- a CDS encoding endonuclease/exonuclease/phosphatase family protein has product MKKIWILLVLVSVLSVQNLFAQDKIKVITFNIRSFEPDFDVAPYAELLRSEEADIICLNEVENRSSRQQRDGKFRDVVAELAQKLNMFEIFGYSYNLANKRGEYPEENYRYSLNELYGNAILSRYPILNSNCLQLPRPKGSADQRGVVYADILLPTKKMFRIASTHLDHMGGQLEQAEVLVSDKVYTSSIPMILTGDMNQGPGSSVINKIETAFERMDNDNGTYLGLSKIDFIFGSKGKWTFESCRVLDRFFNGKELSDHCPVVSVVKMK; this is encoded by the coding sequence ATGAAAAAAATATGGATATTACTAGTTCTTGTCTCAGTTCTTAGTGTTCAGAACTTATTTGCACAAGATAAGATAAAAGTGATAACATTTAATATTCGTTCATTTGAACCCGATTTTGATGTTGCACCCTATGCAGAATTGTTGCGTAGTGAAGAGGCTGATATCATTTGTTTGAATGAAGTGGAAAATAGAAGCTCTCGTCAGCAACGTGATGGTAAATTCCGTGATGTTGTGGCAGAATTGGCGCAAAAACTCAATATGTTTGAAATCTTTGGATACTCTTATAACCTTGCCAACAAGAGAGGTGAGTATCCAGAAGAAAACTATCGTTATTCGCTTAACGAGCTTTATGGTAATGCCATCTTATCTCGTTATCCTATTTTGAATAGCAACTGTTTGCAACTTCCACGTCCTAAAGGTTCTGCCGATCAAAGAGGTGTAGTGTATGCAGATATTCTTCTTCCTACAAAAAAAATGTTCAGAATTGCAAGTACTCATTTAGATCACATGGGAGGACAGCTCGAACAGGCAGAGGTTCTTGTGTCAGATAAAGTATATACCTCATCTATTCCTATGATCTTAACTGGAGATATGAATCAAGGTCCTGGTTCTTCAGTGATTAATAAAATCGAAACAGCTTTTGAACGAATGGATAATGACAATGGAACTTATTTAGGATTGTCAAAAATTGATTTCATTTTTGGTTCAAAAGGCAAGTGGACTTTTGAGTCATGTCGTGTTCTCGACCGCTTTTTTAATGGCAAAGAACTTTCCGATCATTGTCCTGTTGTTTCGGTAGTAAAAATGAAATAG